The following are encoded in a window of Fusarium verticillioides 7600 chromosome 6, whole genome shotgun sequence genomic DNA:
- a CDS encoding quinate permease, translated as MGISVNNIFAVNEDRPTPKSVYNWRVYVSAAIASFASCMIGYDSAFIGTTIALPSFTEEFDFASYEPNDLALLKSNIVSVYQAGAFFGSLFAYITSYFIGRRYSLIAFSFVFMLGAGMMLGANAERGLGLIIGGRVLAGVGVGACSNMVPIYCSELSPPAIRGRLVGIYELGWQIGGLVGFWINYGLAETMAPSHKQWIIPFAVQLIPAGLLLFGSFWIKESPRWLFSKGRREEAMKNLCWLRQLPANDLYLVEEVSYIDQELERYNKEVGPGFWKPFTALKSRKVQWRFFLGGMMFLWQNGSGINAINYYSPTVFKSIGIQGTNTSFLTTGIFGVVKTAITIIFILFLIETVGRRKLLIIGSVGGSLCMWFIGAYIKIADPAAKVAAAAADGTEAPKMTSGGIAAVFFFYLWTAFYSPTWNPIPWVLNSEMFNENSRSLGQASAAANNWFWNFIISRFTPQMFLKMGYGVYFFFASLMVLSSIFVFFFIPETKGLPLDTMDRLFEIKPVWKAHGQLSEELMLQEEEFRRNAEGADLTAEKTRAMAEETEQV; from the exons atgggtatCTCcgtcaacaacatcttcgCCGTCAATGAGGACAGGCCGACTCCCAAGTCCGTTTACAACTGGCGCGTGTACGTCTCCGCTGCCATCGCGTCCTTCGCATCATGCATGATCGGCTACGACTCCGCCTTCATCGGCACGACGATCGCGTTGCCGAGCTTCACGGAGGAATTCGACTTTGCCTCGTACGAACCCAATGAcctcgctcttctcaagtccaaCATCGTCTCCGTCTATCAAGCCGGTGCTTTCTTCGGCAGTCTATTCGCATACATCACATCGTATTTCATCGGTCGACGATACTCCCTTATTGCGTTCAGCTTTGTTTTCATGCTGGGCGCGGGTATGATGCTTGGCGCTAATGCTGAGCGTGGCTTGGGTCTTATTATCGGTGGTCGTGttcttgctggtgttggtgttggcgctTGTTCGAATATGGTTCCCATCTACTGCTCTGAGCTGTCTCCTCCTGCTATTCGCGGTCGCCTTGTTGGTATCTATGAGCTTGGCTGGCAGATTGGTGGCCTTGTCGGCTTCTGGATCAACTATGGACTTGCTGAAACCATGGCTCCTAGCCACAAGCAGTGGATCATTCCCTTCGCGGTCCAGCTCATTCCCGCCGGCCTGCTGCTCTTCGGTTCCTTCTGGATCAAGGAGTCGCCTCGTtggctcttctccaaggGTCGTCGTGAGGAAGCCATGAAGAACCTGTGCTGGTTGAGACAGCTGCCCGCCAATGACCTCTATCTCGTTGAAGAGGTCAGCTATATCGACCAGGAACTCGAGCGATACAACAAGGAGGTCGGCCCTGGTTTCTGGAAGCCCTTCACTGCGCTCAAGAGCCGCAAGGTCCAGTGGCgtttcttcctcggcggCATGATGTTCCTCTGGCAGAACGGTTCCGGCATCAACGCTATCAACTATTACAGCCCTACTgtcttcaagagcatcgGTATCCAGGGCACCAACACCTCTTTCCTCACCACCGGTATCTTTGGTGTCGTCAAAACCGctatcaccatcatcttcatcctgttCCTGATCGAGACCGTTGGACGCAGAAAGTTGCTTATTATCGGTTCAGTTGGTGGTTCCCTCTGCATGTGGTTCATCGGTGCCTATATTAAGATTGCAGACCCCGctgccaaggttgctgctgctgctgctgacgGAACTGAGGCTCCCAAGATGACGAGCGGTGGAATCGCTGccgttttcttcttctacctTTGGACTGCCTTCTACTCCCCTACATGGAACCCCATTCCCTGGGTCCTCAACTCTGAGATGTTCAACGAAAACTCTAG ATCACTCGGTCAAGCTTCcgctgctgccaacaactGGTTCTGGAATTTTATCATCTCCCGCTTTACTCCCCAGATGTTCCTCAAGATGGGCTACGGCgtctacttcttcttcgcgtCGCTCATGGtcctctcttccatcttcgtcttcttcttcatccccgAGACCAAGGGTCTGCCTCTTGACACCATGGATCGTCTCTTTGAGATCAAGCCTGTGTGGAAGGCTCATGGCCAACTGTCTGAGGAGCTGATgctgcaggaggaggagttccGACGCAATGCCGAGGGTGCCGACCTtactgctgagaagaccCGAGCTATGGCTGAAGAGACCGAGCAGGTTTAA
- a CDS encoding hypothetical protein (At least one base has a quality score < 10), producing the protein MPTHSEPDLETLRVVDGEGAGVFNPGPFEVARAKAVPGSREGLLFISQDIFVNHWIANRVAPAFYVQETRTIDKIVDLLKNKYPHNRAKAGFYIPSSEISKPKVNTSRDNTYQKACAFVPSRKVIDKDGDNDPTESVRLDFNTKLKINYENLYYYGNSDDDSKRRLKFTITSKTFIGINIDRRLFISQFGTGLQAGFNMIAGAMGLEQEKADVMADYNWEAAIKSNLWMNYKFTFEVGTSPKNRGSFTVRNVKVHHLNDDNSLMSYKHRPSDEDAPGFWQQDDTYNWVSAWKFTFGGELRSADAIGQDIAIDGATRFKEAVADLVKSLGATVILPAGDVFMFKGLSCTPNNDVFTQLAYDTPMGGSVNLQEVKNVSWQGPKMPSK; encoded by the exons ATGCCTACTCATAGCGAGCCTGATCTTGAGACACTTCGAGTTGTGGATGGCGAAGGAGCTGGAGTGTTTAACCCCGGCCCTTTTGAGGTTGCCAGAGCGAAGGCAGTCCCAGGATCTCGCGAGGgactcctcttcatcagtcAGGATATCTTCGTGAACCACTGGATTGCTAATCGCGTAGCACCCGCATTCTATGTTCAAGAAACTCGTACTATCGACAAGATTGttgatctcctcaagaacaagtATCCGCATAACAGAGCGAAGGCAGGATTCTACATCCCGAGCAGCGAAATATCGAAGCCGAAGGTCAATACCAGCCGAGACAATACATACCAAAAGGCGTGTGCCTTTGTTCCATCGCGCAAGGTCATTGACAAGGATGGGGACAATGATCCGACTGAATCGGTCAGATTGGATT TCAACActaagctcaagatcaatTACGAAAATCTTTACTATTACGGAAatagtgatgatgattcaAAGAGGAGACTCAAGTTTACAATCACCTCCAAAACTTTTATCGGAATCAACATCGATCGTCGTCTATTTATTAGCCAGTTTGGAACGGGTCTTCAAGctggcttcaacatgatTGCAGGAGCCATGGGCTTGGAGCAAGAGAAGGCCGACGTCATGG CTGATTACAATTGGGAGGCTGCGATCAAGTCCAACTTGTGGATGAACTACAAATTTACGTTTGAAGTTGGCACAAGTCCTAAGAATCGTGGAAGCTTCACCGTCCGGAACGTCAAGGTTCACCATCTAAACGATGACAACAGTCTAATGTCGTACAAGCATCGCCCTAGCGACGAAGACGCGCCTGGGTTCTGGCAGCAGGACGATACGTACAACTGGGTTAGTGCATGGAAGTTCACGTTTGGTGGTGAGCTCAGGAGCGCAGATGCTATCGGACAAGATATTGCCATTGATGGTGCAACGAGGTTCAAAGAAGCAGTGGCGGACTTGGTCAAGTCCCTGGGTGCAACTGTTATTCTACCGGCTGGTGATGTATTCATGTTCAAGGGATTGAGCTGCACCCCAAATAATGATGTCTTTACTCAGCTTGCATATGATACTCCTATGGGAGGTTCAGTTAACCTTCAAGAGGTGAAAAACGTCTCTTGGCAAGGCCCGAAGATGCCGTCGAAGTAG